GCTTGTTTCTCGCCATGCATGATCGCCTTAAGTTGGGTCACAGCGTTGAAAGAGTGATGCACTTCGCCGCGCTGCAGATGCCAAGTCAAGAGTTTCACTTTTTGACGACGCTGCTGAGTTTGCAAAGCGAGACCGGAGGTAAACTCTCTCACATGCTCAAGCAACTGGGGCAAACCTTGCGTGAGCGCAGCTTAATGGAGAGCCGTGTGCGAACCATTACCTCAGAATCACGTACCTCTGCCAAGGTGTTGGCGATCTTGCCCCCGGTGTTGATTGGCGTGCTGTATGGCTCTGCCAAAGAGCATTTTGATTACCTGCTGCGTGATGGTACTGGTCAATGGATCCTGCTTTATGTGGTGCTCAGTGTTACTAGCGGCTTGCTGCTGATTCGTCAACTGACCAAGTTCAAGGGGTAAAAGATGGAGCTTGCACAGTTCTTAACGCTGTTTAGCGTATGGATGATGTTGGTGATGGCGATGCTGATTTGGAAAAACAGCCGCCAGCGCAGGCGTCAAGAGGCGCGCCTTGCGTTGTACGTGAAACGAAAATCGCTCAATACCGAACGCTCACACATTGCGATGCACAACTGGATAACCCAATCCGAAAAAGCACGCTTAAGCCGCTTGCTCGCCAATGCTGGCTTTCATAAACCTCAAGCGCTCACTTGGCTTTTGTTGGCAAAAGTTGCATGTGGTCTCTTGGTCGCGTTGATGCTGCTGATTCGACAGGTGCTCAATGAGGAAGCGATATGGAGCCTGTGGTCACTCACTTTTGTGTTGGTCGGCTATGTATTCGGTGCCAATGGCCCAGAGTGGTGGTTGAATCTTAATGCAGACCGATACCGAAAGAAGCTCAAGCAATCTGCGCCAGATGCGATTGATTTACTGGTGCTTTGCGTCGAGTCGGGATTGTCTCTCAACCGCGCCTTTGAACGTGTTGCGCGTTATTTACACACCCAGCATGTGCAGATGTCAGAGCAGTTTCGAATCACCTCGGCTGAGTTAGACCTGCTCAATGATCGCACGCAAGCACTCAACAACTTGAGTTGGCGAACGGGCATTCCAGAGCTGCATACCTTGGCGACCACATTAACGATGGCGGAAAAGTATGGTTCGCCATTGGCCGACACGCTCAGGCAAATTAGCGAAGACGCGCGTCGACAAAGATCGCTGGATATTGAGGAAAAAGCCGGCAAGTTGCCTGGAAAGATCACCTTAATCCAGATGACTATGATCATGTTACCGATGTTGGTGATGGTGATTTCACCGATTCTTTCCCAGCTTCTGACCAGTTTGGCATAACCATCAGCTAGGGCAGCGGTGTTGTGCTGTCCATTTAGGAACCACCCATGAAATTTGCCTACCAACTCATTTTATCGACTTTTGGCCTTTTGCTTGTGGGGTGCGCTGCGCCATCCTCACAACCGAGTGCGGAATCTCTCAATAGTCTGGCGGATACCGCCTTTGAATACGCCCGTTACGATTCTGCCAAAAATAAGTACCAACAAGTGTTGGATATTTACCCCGAAGAAGCTCACGCGCGTTTGATGCTTGCTCGCATTGACCTACTAGAAGACAGGCCACACGCAGCGCAAGCTCAGTTGCAGCAATTGCTGTTAGAACAATCAGACAACGCCGCCGAAGCCGCGTTCATATTGGGTCGCCACTACCTCAACCAAGGCGATCTTCTACAAGCCAGTAACTATTTACAGCAAGGCTTAGGCTTTAATGAGCAACATGCGGGGCTACACAACTTGTTGGCAATAACGCAAGACGAGCAACAGTTCGCCGAGCAAGCGGAGAGGCATTTTCTGCGTGCAATCGAGCTGGAGCCTGACAGCAAAAGCTTTCGCGTTAACCTCTCATTTCACTACCTGCTTCAAGGGAAATTCACGCTCGCACAATCACAGTTGCAGCCTTTGATGAAGGGGAATCGCGTGCCAGATTTCGTCACGCAGCATTATGCCTTGGTGTTGTTGGCACAAGATGAGGAGCAACAAGCGTTTGAGTTACTCACTCACAGCATGTCTTCGCAACAAGCGGAGCAAGACATTGCGCTACTTAAGCAGCAGTTGAGCCGATTGCAATGAAAGGTCATAGAGGTCACAGAGGTCAAATAGGCAGCGTCAGTGTAGAAGCTGCCCTGATCATGCCGGTATTGCTCGCCTTAGTGGTACTGTTTTTTGAAATTGGACGGGTGCAATGGCATTTTTCTGCACTCGATCATGCGATTCAACAAGCAAGGCGCGCTACCCAATTGAAACAGGTCGCGGACCCGAATGCGTTAATTGAACATTTTTCACAACAGCTCCAGTTGCACAGTCCAGATTTGGCGCGCAACGCCAATATCGAATCCCAACGGTTTGCCTCTATAGCCCAATGGCTGGGTGTCACGGAGAGAGAAACGGCGCAACAGGGGCAGTTGCAGCACGGAGTTATCGTCATCACGGTTTCTCTTGAACTGCCTCCTTTGGCAATTCCTTTATTGACGGATCAAGAGATGGTATACCGCTACCGCAATCAGATTGCCATCATACCGGAGAAAGCATTTGAAACTGATTAAGAGTGCCCGCCGCCGAACGCAATCGGGCAGTGTTTCGATTGAAGCGTTGATGTTTATCCCTCTTCTGCTTCTGATGGCACTGGCTTTTATGGATCTCACCACGCTGATCCGCAGTAACGACAAGGTCCAAGAGCTCAGCCATACCTTAGTTCGAGCTGTCTCGATGCAAGATATTCAAGATGGAAAC
The Vibrio navarrensis DNA segment above includes these coding regions:
- a CDS encoding type II secretion system F family protein yields the protein MELAQFLTLFSVWMMLVMAMLIWKNSRQRRRQEARLALYVKRKSLNTERSHIAMHNWITQSEKARLSRLLANAGFHKPQALTWLLLAKVACGLLVALMLLIRQVLNEEAIWSLWSLTFVLVGYVFGANGPEWWLNLNADRYRKKLKQSAPDAIDLLVLCVESGLSLNRAFERVARYLHTQHVQMSEQFRITSAELDLLNDRTQALNNLSWRTGIPELHTLATTLTMAEKYGSPLADTLRQISEDARRQRSLDIEEKAGKLPGKITLIQMTMIMLPMLVMVISPILSQLLTSLA
- a CDS encoding tetratricopeptide repeat protein, with the translated sequence MKFAYQLILSTFGLLLVGCAAPSSQPSAESLNSLADTAFEYARYDSAKNKYQQVLDIYPEEAHARLMLARIDLLEDRPHAAQAQLQQLLLEQSDNAAEAAFILGRHYLNQGDLLQASNYLQQGLGFNEQHAGLHNLLAITQDEQQFAEQAERHFLRAIELEPDSKSFRVNLSFHYLLQGKFTLAQSQLQPLMKGNRVPDFVTQHYALVLLAQDEEQQAFELLTHSMSSQQAEQDIALLKQQLSRLQ
- a CDS encoding TadE family protein, giving the protein MKGHRGHRGQIGSVSVEAALIMPVLLALVVLFFEIGRVQWHFSALDHAIQQARRATQLKQVADPNALIEHFSQQLQLHSPDLARNANIESQRFASIAQWLGVTERETAQQGQLQHGVIVITVSLELPPLAIPLLTDQEMVYRYRNQIAIIPEKAFETD